A genomic segment from Novipirellula artificiosorum encodes:
- a CDS encoding NAD(P)H-binding protein: MVTFNTLSVDQASYAQPFRGNFRGGDKMVDREVVSILGADCPIGKQIVDVSLRCGYQVQALTQGKIGRSPNEYLSVLKSDCFAARDIQAVVRGSSCVINLCNVSGYDGSKERPTSTTVTKFALQAMQKTKANRYLLVTHQCVAIPGDRKLRPNGIVSRYLWPLAHRAQWKEMQAEADLLIQTPIDWTIVRCPPIKNIVGFGPVRTDHRSPVGRFVSLNRLARFLVHLKDCDHYRQKAIFVASRPTRSQFAM; encoded by the coding sequence ATGGTCACTTTCAACACCTTAAGCGTCGATCAGGCGTCGTATGCCCAGCCTTTTCGCGGGAACTTTCGCGGAGGGGATAAGATGGTAGACCGCGAAGTCGTAAGCATCCTGGGTGCGGACTGTCCGATCGGCAAGCAGATCGTCGACGTTTCTTTGCGTTGTGGTTACCAGGTGCAAGCGCTGACTCAGGGGAAAATTGGACGATCGCCCAACGAATACTTGAGCGTATTGAAAAGCGATTGTTTCGCCGCACGAGATATTCAGGCCGTTGTTCGCGGAAGTTCCTGCGTCATCAACCTGTGCAACGTCAGCGGCTATGACGGAAGCAAAGAGCGGCCAACGAGTACAACTGTTACCAAGTTTGCATTACAAGCGATGCAGAAGACGAAGGCGAATCGCTATTTACTCGTCACGCACCAATGTGTTGCGATTCCCGGTGATCGCAAGCTCAGGCCCAATGGTATCGTATCCAGATACCTTTGGCCGCTAGCGCATCGCGCGCAATGGAAAGAGATGCAAGCCGAAGCCGACTTGCTCATCCAAACACCGATTGATTGGACGATCGTTCGGTGCCCCCCGATCAAAAACATCGTGGGTTTCGGACCTGTCCGTACCGATCACCGAAGTCCCGTTGGACGCTTTGTTTCTCTCAATCGACTTGCACGTTTCCTGGTTCATTTGAAGGACTGCGACCACTATCGGCAAAAGGCAATTTTTGTCGCCAGCCGACCCACGCGATCTCAGTTTGCAATGTGA
- a CDS encoding uroporphyrinogen decarboxylase family protein, with protein MDGYQRYMASLKGQPVDFLPRTPILMQYAAEYIGSDYAAFASDYRVLVEANQRCANDFGMDQVSCISDPYRETQGFGSTIKYVTDGPPHSTHPLEGDKNLSVLQTPDPLSSVRMLDRVKAAEAYKSEAQEKRSILGWIEGPAAEAADLRNLMNFMFDLMDDETYACELMDRCVDVGIAFAQAQVDAGVDTIGIGDAIASQVDPRTYERLIQPREKRLVQAIQAMGAYVKLHICGNITHLLPGIADLSVDILDVDHMVSLSTVRAMVGERVVLAGNMDPVSVVRNGTPSDIKDAVSKAYAEAGNPFMVNAGCEIPSATPTENLKALCEPVNYAG; from the coding sequence ATGGATGGTTACCAGCGTTATATGGCAAGCCTGAAAGGGCAACCGGTCGATTTCCTTCCACGGACCCCGATCCTGATGCAGTATGCTGCGGAATACATCGGCTCGGATTACGCCGCTTTTGCTTCCGACTATCGGGTCTTGGTCGAGGCGAACCAACGATGTGCAAATGACTTTGGGATGGACCAGGTCAGTTGTATCTCTGATCCCTATCGGGAAACACAAGGGTTTGGTTCCACCATCAAGTATGTCACTGACGGCCCACCCCATAGCACGCATCCGTTGGAAGGTGATAAAAACCTCTCGGTTCTTCAAACGCCTGACCCATTGTCTTCCGTGCGGATGCTCGATCGCGTCAAGGCGGCGGAGGCCTACAAATCCGAAGCTCAGGAAAAACGCTCCATCTTGGGTTGGATCGAGGGGCCAGCGGCCGAGGCGGCTGACTTACGGAACTTGATGAACTTTATGTTTGACTTGATGGATGACGAAACCTACGCGTGTGAACTGATGGACCGGTGTGTCGATGTCGGAATCGCATTTGCACAAGCGCAAGTTGACGCTGGAGTGGACACGATCGGAATTGGCGACGCGATTGCCAGTCAAGTGGACCCGCGTACTTATGAAAGGTTGATCCAACCCCGAGAAAAGCGGCTGGTGCAGGCGATCCAAGCGATGGGTGCCTACGTTAAACTTCATATCTGCGGCAATATCACGCATCTTCTTCCGGGGATTGCCGATCTCAGTGTTGATATTCTGGATGTGGATCACATGGTCTCCCTTTCAACCGTTCGCGCGATGGTAGGCGAACGAGTCGTCCTTGCCGGCAACATGGATCCGGTCTCCGTCGTTCGCAATGGCACGCCGAGTGACATCAAAGACGCGGTAAGCAAGGCATACGCGGAAGCTGGCAATCCCTTCATGGTCAATGCCGGGTGTGAAATTCCGTCCGCAACGCCAACCGAGAATCTCAAAGCGTTGTGCGAGCCGGTGAACTACGCTGGATAA
- a CDS encoding ECF-type sigma factor, whose amino-acid sequence MNRDITQVLSAIEAGDPRAANDLLPLVYEELRRLAGSRMKQEASGQTLQPTALVHEAFMRLVGGDVSQQWDGRGHFFAAAAEAMRRILIENARRRGRAKRGGEIRRCDLHDDAAAVDPDNVEELLFLDEALNKLAVEDPQLAKLVELRYFTGLTIEETAKVLGVSPRTTKRNWAYARAWLQREMSN is encoded by the coding sequence ATGAACCGAGATATTACGCAAGTCTTATCAGCGATCGAAGCAGGCGACCCCCGTGCTGCGAATGATCTATTGCCGCTTGTTTACGAGGAACTCAGGCGATTGGCGGGAAGTCGAATGAAACAGGAAGCGTCAGGACAGACACTTCAACCGACCGCCTTGGTTCACGAGGCCTTCATGCGATTGGTAGGTGGCGACGTCTCTCAGCAGTGGGATGGACGAGGGCATTTCTTCGCAGCTGCCGCCGAAGCGATGCGAAGAATCCTGATCGAAAACGCGCGTCGCAGAGGTAGGGCCAAGCGTGGTGGAGAAATTAGACGATGCGACTTACATGACGACGCTGCGGCGGTGGATCCCGATAACGTGGAGGAGCTGCTTTTCCTCGATGAAGCACTCAACAAATTAGCAGTCGAAGACCCACAACTTGCGAAATTGGTCGAACTGCGTTACTTCACGGGTCTGACGATTGAAGAGACAGCCAAGGTCCTTGGCGTTTCTCCACGAACGACCAAACGCAACTGGGCTTACGCTCGAGCTTGGCTCCAACGCGAAATGAGTAATTAG
- a CDS encoding prenyltransferase/squalene oxidase repeat-containing protein: protein MIDTAKPLITKPKFSTRCYAQLKRRIEDTPPWLLSTVLHLILLLVLAFITISLDESSSILLSLRQGEREAAGELAEFSIVVSDDFTSHADFDTELQTVPIESDLLSIAPVSFPMEAPTLDAIKDALESHGGLEKLPIDSQSMFGGRSGATKQAMLRKFGGTEETEKAVEMGLEWLKRQQNYDGSWSLIGPYSNGAPLENKTAATAMAMLAFMGAGNTHHTGKYERQVHKAASWMVDQQDRSGFMANKAPGQQRMYAQAQATIALCELYAMTKDARLKPRAQAACDFAVQAQSPEGGWRYQPRFDSDTSVTGWFVMGLKSGQSGGLRVERYVFENVEKYLDSVGRDYNAGYAYQVGEVTSPSMTAEGILCRQYLGWHRNQPGMAQGLGALATNHPLDTRSPDVYYWYYATQALHHYGGPLWTQWNDQLKVRIPATQVQQDAEKGSWSPRRDAWGRHAGRLYTTCMSLYCLEVYYRHMPLYAGEKEAAW from the coding sequence TTGATTGACACGGCGAAGCCCCTCATAACGAAGCCGAAGTTCAGCACCCGCTGCTATGCGCAGCTCAAACGGCGGATTGAGGATACACCGCCCTGGCTTCTCAGCACGGTACTGCACTTGATTCTACTGCTGGTGCTGGCCTTCATCACGATCTCGCTCGACGAATCGAGTTCGATTCTACTATCACTTCGTCAGGGCGAACGTGAAGCTGCGGGCGAACTTGCTGAGTTTTCGATCGTCGTGTCTGACGATTTCACAAGCCACGCGGATTTTGACACGGAACTTCAAACGGTCCCTATCGAGTCAGATCTTCTCAGCATCGCTCCCGTGTCGTTCCCAATGGAAGCACCTACGCTTGATGCGATTAAAGACGCACTTGAATCGCATGGCGGGCTCGAGAAACTTCCCATCGATTCGCAGTCCATGTTTGGTGGTCGCTCGGGAGCGACGAAGCAAGCGATGCTGAGGAAATTCGGCGGAACCGAAGAAACGGAGAAAGCGGTTGAAATGGGATTGGAATGGCTCAAGCGACAGCAGAACTATGATGGCAGTTGGAGTTTGATTGGGCCTTATAGCAACGGTGCTCCACTCGAAAACAAAACGGCCGCAACCGCGATGGCGATGTTGGCATTCATGGGAGCCGGTAACACGCATCACACCGGAAAGTACGAGCGTCAGGTTCACAAAGCGGCGAGCTGGATGGTGGACCAACAAGACCGCAGCGGTTTCATGGCCAATAAGGCACCGGGCCAGCAAAGGATGTACGCTCAGGCTCAAGCGACGATTGCGTTGTGCGAACTGTATGCGATGACGAAGGACGCCCGTCTGAAACCACGCGCGCAGGCGGCCTGCGACTTCGCCGTACAAGCACAGTCACCCGAAGGGGGGTGGCGTTACCAGCCGCGTTTTGACTCGGACACGTCCGTGACGGGGTGGTTCGTAATGGGGCTGAAGAGCGGTCAATCGGGCGGTCTGCGAGTCGAGCGCTACGTTTTTGAGAACGTCGAAAAGTACCTTGATTCGGTCGGTCGCGACTATAACGCGGGGTATGCGTACCAAGTCGGCGAGGTGACTTCACCATCGATGACTGCCGAAGGGATTCTTTGTCGCCAATACTTAGGTTGGCATCGCAACCAACCTGGCATGGCACAAGGTCTGGGTGCATTAGCGACGAATCATCCCTTAGACACACGATCGCCCGACGTCTACTACTGGTACTACGCAACTCAGGCACTGCACCATTACGGTGGTCCATTGTGGACTCAGTGGAATGATCAACTGAAGGTAAGGATCCCAGCGACTCAGGTTCAACAGGATGCCGAAAAGGGAAGCTGGTCACCGCGAAGGGATGCTTGGGGCAGGCACGCAGGTCGTCTCTACACGACGTGTATGTCACTATACTGCTTGGAAGTCTACTACCGCCACATGCCGCTCTATGCGGGGGAGAAAGAGGCGGCATGGTAG
- a CDS encoding AI-2E family transporter, whose protein sequence is MMAMIQSDDPSFARIQTVSLTVLAVVAATFSIYWLRPVLVPLVVALFVVSGVSPILTTLERRLGVNRIIAAGLTFIAGAGLLLVFGFSIWMSMVDLNTNSRDYRDRIEEIVDWAERRVQSLGDHMENRAASFLPSKEVTVEIPETLPTVVADKPSKADASDFVDALVRDGISIVSQAFISLVTTSVIVLIYVFFLLSGKSVVKYDSAMVSEIDEQV, encoded by the coding sequence ATGATGGCCATGATCCAATCCGATGACCCATCGTTCGCTCGCATCCAGACCGTCAGCCTCACCGTCTTAGCGGTCGTTGCCGCGACCTTCTCGATCTATTGGCTGCGTCCTGTATTGGTCCCCTTGGTCGTGGCATTGTTCGTGGTCAGCGGCGTCAGCCCTATTTTGACCACACTCGAACGGCGGCTTGGCGTGAATCGCATCATTGCCGCTGGACTCACCTTCATTGCCGGCGCGGGACTCTTGTTGGTCTTCGGTTTTTCGATTTGGATGTCAATGGTTGATCTCAACACGAACTCTCGGGACTATCGGGATCGTATTGAGGAGATCGTCGATTGGGCGGAGCGTCGCGTGCAATCATTAGGCGATCACATGGAGAATCGGGCAGCGTCCTTTCTGCCTTCCAAAGAAGTGACGGTAGAAATCCCCGAGACTCTCCCCACCGTCGTAGCGGACAAACCTTCCAAAGCCGATGCGAGTGATTTCGTCGACGCCTTGGTCCGTGATGGAATATCCATTGTCTCGCAAGCCTTTATCAGTCTTGTGACAACCAGCGTGATTGTGCTGATCTATGTCTTTTTCTTGTTGAGCGGAAAATCCGTGGTCAAATACGATTCCGCCATGGTTAGCGAAATCGATGAACAAGTATGA
- a CDS encoding AI-2E family transporter, translating into MIQAISGNIIEPQIMGDSSDLHPVTILVALMFWGMMWGIIGMFLATPVTAALKILLQRIESTKPIADLMAGRFPELEKSDQVTAVDSAQ; encoded by the coding sequence ATGATTCAAGCCATCAGCGGCAATATCATCGAACCCCAAATCATGGGCGACTCTTCGGATCTTCATCCGGTGACCATTCTGGTGGCGTTGATGTTTTGGGGCATGATGTGGGGCATCATCGGTATGTTTCTCGCAACGCCTGTGACCGCTGCGTTGAAGATCTTGTTACAGCGGATCGAATCGACAAAGCCGATCGCAGATCTGATGGCGGGACGATTTCCGGAGCTTGAAAAGTCGGATCAGGTCACGGCGGTGGACTCGGCTCAATGA
- a CDS encoding efflux RND transporter periplasmic adaptor subunit, which yields MDILKSNTFNRLLILWCLMTVNGCKSSRNNYAPPPPPEVTVSKPLQQSITPFLDQNGVIEAVDEADVRARVRGFVESVEFEPGQEVAAGDVLYKIESTQYQASVNSATAEVASAEAAISVANALVRTAEAEAKKTGQNLGRAESLLSQNAGSQAEFDTATAENEAALAALESAKANVQAAKAAKGQSVASLAQAQIDLDYTTVKSPINGRITTTDIKRGNLVDNGEKLTAVVNRSQVFANFSVSDRDILRFMNEKKAGLKPGEKLTEADLSETAVFLKRETDEGFPFKGVLEYIDPEGVDASTGTLRLRAQFANPDDSLLQGIFVMVRVPTGDSVEVMLIPEYAVLRDQRGQYVLVVNAERKVERVAVTVAKTISGWAVIEKGLTPDSRVVVDGLQRARPGLEVIPIDKKLEVDDQTLLRGFSPTDRTPDGAADSSATSPSEVE from the coding sequence ATGGACATCTTAAAATCGAACACGTTCAACCGGTTGCTGATTCTATGGTGTCTGATGACGGTGAACGGGTGCAAGTCGTCCAGAAACAACTACGCTCCGCCGCCACCGCCCGAGGTGACCGTGTCGAAGCCACTGCAGCAGTCGATCACCCCGTTTTTGGACCAAAACGGTGTCATCGAAGCAGTGGATGAAGCCGACGTTCGGGCTCGCGTTCGAGGATTCGTCGAATCGGTCGAGTTTGAGCCGGGACAAGAGGTCGCCGCAGGTGATGTTTTGTACAAAATTGAATCGACGCAGTATCAAGCATCGGTGAACTCGGCTACGGCCGAAGTCGCCTCTGCCGAGGCCGCCATCAGCGTTGCCAATGCACTCGTGAGAACGGCAGAAGCGGAGGCAAAAAAGACTGGCCAGAATCTGGGTCGCGCGGAGAGTCTTCTGAGCCAGAATGCGGGTTCGCAGGCTGAGTTTGATACGGCTACGGCGGAAAATGAAGCCGCCTTGGCCGCCTTAGAGTCTGCCAAAGCAAACGTTCAAGCGGCAAAAGCAGCAAAGGGACAGAGTGTGGCCAGTCTTGCTCAAGCACAGATCGATCTTGACTACACGACCGTCAAATCGCCGATCAATGGACGCATTACGACCACCGATATCAAACGAGGCAATCTCGTTGATAACGGAGAGAAGCTGACCGCGGTTGTGAACCGAAGCCAAGTGTTCGCGAACTTCAGTGTGAGTGATCGTGACATATTACGGTTCATGAACGAAAAGAAGGCGGGGTTAAAGCCCGGCGAGAAGCTCACCGAAGCCGATCTGAGCGAGACAGCGGTCTTTCTGAAACGCGAAACAGATGAAGGCTTTCCCTTCAAGGGGGTGCTGGAATATATCGACCCAGAAGGAGTCGATGCGAGTACAGGAACGCTGCGACTGCGTGCACAATTTGCCAACCCGGACGACTCGCTGTTGCAAGGGATCTTCGTGATGGTTCGCGTGCCAACAGGAGATTCGGTCGAGGTGATGTTGATTCCAGAGTATGCGGTGCTTCGCGACCAACGCGGCCAATACGTTCTGGTTGTGAACGCCGAGCGTAAGGTAGAGCGAGTGGCGGTCACGGTGGCGAAAACCATCAGTGGATGGGCAGTGATAGAAAAAGGACTAACCCCTGATTCGCGTGTCGTCGTCGACGGCCTGCAGCGTGCGCGACCTGGATTGGAAGTCATTCCGATCGACAAGAAACTGGAGGTCGACGATCAAACGTTGCTGCGAGGATTCTCGCCAACCGACCGTACGCCTGACGGTGCTGCTGACAGCAGTGCGACGAGTCCTTCTGAAGTCGAATGA
- a CDS encoding efflux RND transporter permease subunit: MSRFFIYRPIFASVISIIIVIAGLVSFGSLPVAKFPPIAPPTVSVSAVYPGGDARTIAETVATPIEQQVNGVEGMIYMSSNSSDDGSYNLTVTFEVGTDIDIASVLVQNRVAIAEAQLPSEVRAQGVTTKKQSTQILQFIALTSPGGDDDPLFLSNYALNVKDELSRVSGVGEVQVFGTGDYSMRIWLDPRKLKQRSLTTADVVNAIREQNVQVAAGQVGAPPAPEGTAFQLTVSARGRLVTKEEFEDIIITTASDGRALRVKDVGRVELGGKDYTFDSRFNGRPSASIAIYQLPEANAMTTAELVREKMKELRASNNWPDGLEFEVGFDTTLFVEASIAEVYNTLAIAVLLVIFVIFVFLQDWRATIIPVVAIPVSLIGTFAIMNMIGFSINMLSLFAIVLAIGIVVDDAIVVVENTTRHLAEGLQPKDAAVKAMSEITGPVIATTLVLLAVFVPSAFMGGITGQLFRQFALTISGAVLISTLNALTLSPALCGLILRAPTESSFIGFRWFNKGFDVSTSAYGFVIRWFVRLVLLVMVAYAALVATTGAGISSLPTGFVPDEDQGYLFVNVQLPDSASSERTRAVMRQLEEIYSEVPGISDNLSIAGYSLLGGYAGSNLGLSIIILDPWDERTEPEKSLPAIQAELQQRFSKIQSGVVFAFAPPPIDGLGAAGGFQMEVLDQGGGGYTALQAAAEDLVEAGNAQSGLTGLNSAFRANAPQLFADVDRVKAKNMNVPLENVFGTLQAYLGSAYVNDFTYNNRSYQVRVQSEAEFRASADDIARLDVRDHAGQMIPLGSIVNVKENFGPSVVRRFNLYPSAAINGSAALGTSSGEALNLMEQMADSRMSPGFGYAWTGMSFQEKLAGSGQAMIFLLAILAVFLVLAAQYESWTSPAAVIAVVPLAVLGVVLALVVRGMPNDTYTQIGIVLLVALASKNAILIVEFASEERRKGVSIGDAAFNAATLRFRAILMTAFSSILGFLPLLVATGAGAASRQAVGNAVVGGMVAATVFSLLFVPSFFVVFQRIAEWRTEKQAVSPALETPVASEIDDVKDDSAE, from the coding sequence ATGTCACGCTTCTTTATCTATCGTCCAATCTTCGCCTCGGTAATCTCGATCATCATCGTGATCGCCGGGCTCGTCTCGTTCGGATCGCTGCCGGTCGCCAAATTCCCGCCGATTGCGCCACCCACCGTCAGCGTCAGCGCAGTCTACCCAGGCGGCGACGCACGGACGATCGCCGAGACGGTCGCGACTCCGATTGAACAGCAAGTCAACGGCGTCGAAGGCATGATCTACATGTCCTCGAATAGCTCGGACGACGGAAGCTATAACTTGACGGTGACGTTTGAAGTGGGAACGGACATCGACATTGCGTCTGTGCTGGTGCAGAACCGAGTGGCGATTGCCGAGGCTCAATTACCCTCCGAAGTTCGGGCTCAAGGCGTCACGACAAAGAAGCAATCGACGCAGATCCTTCAGTTCATTGCTTTGACGTCGCCTGGAGGTGACGATGACCCCCTGTTTCTGAGTAACTACGCGTTGAACGTCAAGGACGAACTCAGCCGCGTGAGTGGTGTCGGTGAGGTTCAGGTCTTTGGCACCGGTGATTACAGCATGCGGATCTGGCTCGATCCACGCAAGCTGAAGCAACGGAGCTTGACGACCGCCGATGTTGTCAATGCGATCCGTGAACAGAATGTGCAAGTCGCTGCCGGCCAGGTCGGCGCACCTCCCGCTCCAGAGGGAACCGCGTTTCAATTGACCGTCAGTGCGCGCGGGCGATTGGTAACCAAAGAAGAGTTTGAGGACATTATCATCACGACGGCCAGCGATGGCCGGGCGTTGCGAGTGAAAGATGTCGGACGCGTCGAGTTGGGCGGGAAAGACTACACGTTTGATTCGCGGTTCAATGGACGCCCCTCCGCATCCATTGCGATCTACCAGCTTCCCGAAGCCAACGCGATGACAACCGCGGAATTGGTACGAGAAAAAATGAAGGAACTCCGCGCCAGCAACAATTGGCCGGATGGACTGGAGTTCGAGGTTGGTTTCGACACGACCCTGTTTGTGGAGGCATCCATCGCGGAGGTCTACAACACGCTCGCGATCGCAGTGCTGTTGGTGATTTTCGTGATTTTTGTTTTCCTTCAGGACTGGCGTGCGACGATCATCCCTGTTGTCGCAATCCCGGTTTCACTGATCGGCACCTTTGCGATCATGAACATGATCGGCTTTTCAATCAACATGTTGTCGCTGTTTGCGATCGTGTTGGCAATTGGGATTGTAGTGGATGATGCGATCGTCGTCGTTGAGAATACAACACGGCATTTGGCGGAGGGTTTGCAGCCCAAAGACGCGGCCGTTAAAGCAATGTCGGAAATCACAGGTCCCGTGATCGCAACGACACTGGTACTGCTGGCGGTGTTTGTTCCGAGCGCCTTCATGGGGGGGATTACCGGCCAGCTTTTTCGTCAGTTTGCGTTAACGATCTCGGGTGCCGTTCTCATCAGCACGCTTAACGCGCTCACATTGAGCCCAGCGTTGTGTGGACTGATCCTTCGAGCGCCAACAGAATCAAGCTTCATCGGTTTTCGCTGGTTCAACAAGGGATTCGACGTCTCCACTTCGGCATACGGCTTCGTGATCCGATGGTTTGTGCGTTTGGTGCTGCTTGTGATGGTGGCTTATGCCGCGCTGGTAGCGACGACGGGCGCAGGCATCAGCTCGCTTCCCACGGGATTCGTCCCAGACGAGGACCAGGGCTATTTGTTCGTCAACGTCCAACTGCCTGATTCCGCATCGAGTGAACGAACGCGAGCGGTCATGCGACAGCTTGAGGAGATTTACAGCGAAGTCCCCGGTATTTCGGACAACCTTTCGATCGCAGGATACTCCTTGCTCGGTGGCTATGCCGGATCGAATCTCGGTCTATCGATCATCATTTTGGATCCGTGGGACGAACGTACGGAACCCGAGAAGAGTTTGCCGGCGATTCAGGCTGAACTGCAGCAACGATTCAGTAAGATCCAAAGTGGCGTGGTGTTTGCCTTTGCGCCACCTCCGATCGACGGACTCGGTGCGGCCGGCGGTTTTCAGATGGAAGTGCTCGATCAAGGGGGTGGGGGCTACACTGCACTGCAAGCAGCAGCGGAGGATCTTGTGGAAGCGGGGAATGCTCAAAGCGGACTAACCGGGCTGAACTCGGCGTTTCGCGCTAACGCACCGCAGTTATTCGCGGATGTGGATCGCGTCAAAGCCAAGAACATGAACGTGCCCTTGGAAAACGTGTTCGGCACCCTTCAAGCCTATCTCGGTTCGGCCTACGTCAATGACTTCACGTACAACAACCGCTCCTATCAGGTTCGGGTCCAATCCGAAGCGGAGTTCCGTGCCTCGGCCGACGACATTGCAAGACTTGATGTTCGCGATCATGCAGGACAGATGATTCCTCTCGGTTCGATTGTTAATGTGAAAGAGAACTTTGGCCCGTCGGTGGTGCGTCGGTTTAACTTATATCCGAGCGCCGCGATCAACGGTTCGGCTGCGCTCGGCACGAGTTCCGGAGAAGCATTGAATCTGATGGAACAAATGGCCGATTCACGCATGTCACCCGGGTTCGGCTATGCGTGGACGGGAATGTCGTTTCAAGAGAAGCTTGCCGGTAGCGGTCAGGCCATGATTTTCTTATTGGCAATTCTTGCCGTGTTCCTGGTTCTTGCCGCACAGTACGAGAGTTGGACCAGCCCTGCTGCGGTGATCGCAGTGGTGCCGTTGGCCGTGCTCGGCGTCGTGCTCGCACTGGTTGTACGTGGTATGCCGAATGACACCTACACGCAAATTGGAATTGTATTGTTGGTTGCCTTGGCCAGTAAGAATGCGATTCTGATCGTCGAGTTTGCCAGTGAGGAAAGACGCAAGGGCGTGTCGATTGGGGATGCCGCTTTTAATGCTGCGACGCTGCGTTTTCGAGCAATTTTAATGACTGCCTTCTCGTCGATCCTGGGTTTTCTTCCACTGCTGGTCGCGACCGGCGCGGGTGCCGCCAGTCGACAAGCCGTCGGGAACGCCGTCGTTGGCGGGATGGTGGCGGCAACCGTCTTTTCACTTCTATTCGTCCCCTCCTTCTTCGTCGTATTCCAACGCATTGCGGAGTGGCGTACGGAGAAACAAGCAGTTTCACCTGCCTTGGAGACGCCGGTCGCCTCTGAAATAGATGACGTCAAGGACGATTCAGCTGAATAA